The sequence CGAAGAGACCAGGCTGGCGCGCGCGGTTTCGACGTTGAAGTAGGCTTCGCTCACCGCCTGCCGGACGGCGCGCTGGGTGTTGATCAGCACGCCGCGCTCTGCGTCGGCGTTGGCAATGGCCCGGCGCCGGACTGCGGCATTGCGGCCCCCGGCGTAAAGATCCTGGGTCATGGTGATGCCGATGCTGGAGGAGTTGGAAGCCCCCAGCCCGTCCTGCACGTCCTCGCTCACCCCGGCGTTCGCCCGCAGGTTCACGGACGGCCCCAGGCCCGCGGTTGCGGAGGCGACCTGGTATTCACGGGCCTTGACGACGTGCTGCTGAGACAGAAGATCCGGCTGGTTCCTGAGCGCGACAACCTGCGCGCCGTCGAGCGACACCCGCTGGCGGGGCAAGGCCGGCTGGCCGGCAATGCCGCCCGGCGCCTGGCCCACAACCTGCTGGTAGGTCGCCTTGGCGGTCAGCAGGGTGCCCTCGGCATCCGTCAGGTTGGCACGCGCCGCGGCCACGCGGCTTTCGGCCAGCGCCACATCCGTGCGGGTGACTTCACCCACTTCGAAGCGGTCCTGGGCAGCCTTCAGCTCTTCCTGCAGCAGCCGCAGGTTGTTGCGGCGCAGGGCCACGTTTTCCTGCGCCTGGAGGACGCCGACATAGGCCTGAACCGCTTGGAACAGCACCGTCTGCTCCACGCTCAGCAGGGCCTGCCGGGTGGCCAGCACGATTTCCTGAGCCGCGAGCCGGTCCAGGCGGCTGGCGCCGCCGTCGAACAGCAGCTGGGTCAGTTCCAGCTGGGTGGACAGGGTATTCCGGGTCTGGTTGAAGTTGACTTCGTTATAGGAGTTGGCGGCGCTTACCGTCCACTGGACCAGCGGGCGCAGCCGCGACAGGGCAATTGCCACATCTTCGTCCGCGGCCCGCAGCAGCGCCCGGTTCTGTTCCAGCAGGCCGCTGGTCTTATACGCGCCGATCATCGCGTCGGACAGGTTGTCCGCCGCCGCCTGGAGCGGCATCAGCGCCGTGGCGGCCACGCCGCCGGCAAACACAAAAGCCTTAAACACACTCGCCGGGAATTTCATTCTCATCGCCTGCCTTTTGTTCTGCCGCGCCGCCAGCCGCGGTGAGTTGTCCCTGCCAGGCGCCAGCGTCACCGCCGCCCGGCCTCTCCCCATTGCCTGCGGCCCCGCCCCGTCAGCCGCCGCGCCCGGCCGTTTTGGTCAGAGCGCAAATTCCTGCGCAGCAGCAAAGCCCGGCAGCACCGGCGCAGCGGCGTTGAAATCAAACCGCCAGGAAATCCCGGTGCCGCTCTTGTAGCCGATCTTCACCTCGCCCAGCGCGCCGTTCATCATCAGCGCCGCGATCCGGCCGCCGTCCTTGAGCTGGGCCAGCAGCGGCGCGGGCAGTTCCTCGGCCCCGCCCTGAACCAGGATCACGTCATAAGGCCCGTGTTCGGCCGCGCCTTCCGCCAGCGGGCCGGTGTGGACAATCGCATTGTCGGCGCCGGTTTCGGACAGCAGCGCCTGGGCGTCTTCGGCCAGATCCTCGTCTTCCTCGACGCCGATCACCATCTGCGCAACCCGCGCCGCAACCGCGGTGGAATAGCCCAGCCCGCAAGCCACATCGAGCACCAGCTCGTCGCTCTGGATATCCAGCGCATCCAGCATCTTGGCCAGAGTGCGCGGCTCCAGCAGAACGCGGCCGCCGCCGAGGCTGACATTCTTGTCGGCATAGGCCGCTTCGCGCTGCGCCGCCGGCACGAACTGCTCGCGCGGGACTGCCAGCATGGCTTCGATGATCGGGTATTTGGTGACGTCCGACGGGCGGATCTGGGTGTCCACCATCATGCGGCGGCGTTCGGCGAAATCAGGCATGTGCTAAACTCATGTGTTCAGTCTGTTACAGCAGGTTGTGGCACATCCCGGCAGGCACGGCAACGGGGCCTTTGGCGCGAAAGCCGCGACTGGTGCAGCGCTGCAGCGGCGCGGCGCCGCCCGCCCCGCCGCAAACAGCAGCAGCCAGCGGGCCGGGCGGCCGCTGGCTGTGATTATTTCGGGATTTGCTGCGGCTGCGGGCGGCCCGCACCCCGCCCCGGCTAGAGGGCGCAGCTTTTGCAGAACGGCGAGGCCGGGCGCTGGTCCAGCCAGTCGTCGGCAATGTCGTCGCCGCAGATCTGGCAGAAGCCGTAGGACCCCTCGCGCAGGCGGGCCAGCGCCGCATCAATGCGGCGCAGCTCGTCCAGGCTGGCCTTGGCCGGCACTTCGATCGCAGAGGCCGCGGGCGCCGCTGCCCGCGTGCGGCGGGGCGCGGCATAGGCCCCCTCCAGTCCAAGCCCGGCCTGTGACAGCATCCCTGCCAGTTCCATCCGGCGCACCTCAAGCGTTTGTTTTCTGGTGGAAAAGTCCATAATACACACCCTCCAGCTGAAATTTCGCGCAACGTGCCGTGAGGTCAAAGCTACGGCCTTGATCCAGATCAATATACCCGCGATTTTCGGGGATTGCACTACCTTATAAGTTGCAAATTTTTGGTAAACCCCTGCTGCGCCGCAAGCCGTGCCTCAGCCGGCCCCTTCTGCGGCGCAGGTCTTGCACAGCGGCGCGGCGGGCAGCAGGTCCAGGCGCGCGTCGGAAATCATCTCGCCGCAGGAGGCGCAGATGCCGTAGGTGCCCGCCTTGATCCGGCCCAGCGCCGCATCAATCCGGCGCAGCTCGTCCAGTTCCGCATTGCCGAGGCTTTCCAGCACCTCGTCGCCCTGCCGTTCAGAGGCCCGGTCCTCCCAGTCCTTGGGCATCGGCGCGTCCAGCGTGTGCTCAACCTCGCTCAGATGCCCGGTCAGTTCAGCCCGGCGCGCCTCCAGCGCCTGTTTGCGGGTGGAAAGATCCATGATGTCTGCCTCCTGTTTTGACCAGCGCAGAGTAGCCCGGCGCCGGGCCCCCGGCCTTGACTTGGCTCAAGCCCCTTGCCTGCCGCGCAAATCCGCTGGCCGGCAAATCCGCTGGCCCGCAAATCCGCTGGCCTGGGCTGGGGCGGCTTGCTAGACAGTTGCGGACGGGTTTGAGCAGAGATGAGGAGCCTTCGACGATGATCCGGATTTTCACATGTGCGCTGATGCTGCTGGGCCTGGCGGCCTGCGAGACGACCAAAGGCGCGGGGCGCGATATTTCCAAGGCCGGCCAGGCAATCAGCGGCGCCGCGCAGGACGTGCAGGACGCGCTGTAAGCGGACCGGTTTTTCAAGCGTGGAACGCCCGGCCAGCCGCCGGGCGTTTTGCTGTTGCGGGTCAGTCGATCCCCAGCATCGCCTTGGCTTCGGCCAGGGTCTCGACCGAGGCGTCATGGTCGCCGCTGTCATGCAGGCTTTGCCCCTCGTCGCGCAATTCCTGAACCGTTGCCAGATCGGCCTCCGACAGGTCGGTCCCGGAGGCCAGAGCAGCGTCGATGGCGGTAATATCGGCGGGGCATTGCCCGGCCAGAAGCGGCGACGCCAGGAGGGTGATCGCGGCGGCCAAAGTCAGGTGTTTCATGGTGTTATCCTCCCCAGATGAACGGGATTGAAGATACCACGGAACGGGTGGATTTTCAGCGGGTTGGTACGGAGAGGCTGCGGATGGGCGGAGAGTGGCGCACAAGTGTTCAGAGAGAAGCGGCGGTTGGCCGACAGCGTAGTGCAAGCCTGCCCGTCTAATGGAGTTTGCCAGACATCAGATCAGCACGCGGAGGGCAGTGCCCGGCCCGGCGGGGTGGAAGCGAAGCGCCCGCCCCGTGGGGGGGGCGGGACGGGCGCTGACCGGCCTGCGGTCGAGCGAAACAATTCATAACTGGACAGAAGGTACGTCCGACAGAGAACTCAGGTCATTCCAAAACGTCATCATCATCATCTCGCTTGTCCTCCAACTGCCGCGCGGCATTTGTAACGTCCGGGATTTGTCCAACTTCCAGATCATCAAACTCACGCGCGGCAGCAAATACTTTCAGCCTCTTTTGTCGACCGTCAGGAGCATCAATCGAGGTAAAGGCACAAACTGCTTCCATCTTTTCATCAAATTTACCCTTCTGCCGAAGA is a genomic window of Leisingera caerulea DSM 24564 containing:
- a CDS encoding TraR/DksA family transcriptional regulator codes for the protein MDLSTRKQALEARRAELTGHLSEVEHTLDAPMPKDWEDRASERQGDEVLESLGNAELDELRRIDAALGRIKAGTYGICASCGEMISDARLDLLPAAPLCKTCAAEGAG
- a CDS encoding TolC family outer membrane protein; the encoded protein is MRMKFPASVFKAFVFAGGVAATALMPLQAAADNLSDAMIGAYKTSGLLEQNRALLRAADEDVAIALSRLRPLVQWTVSAANSYNEVNFNQTRNTLSTQLELTQLLFDGGASRLDRLAAQEIVLATRQALLSVEQTVLFQAVQAYVGVLQAQENVALRRNNLRLLQEELKAAQDRFEVGEVTRTDVALAESRVAAARANLTDAEGTLLTAKATYQQVVGQAPGGIAGQPALPRQRVSLDGAQVVALRNQPDLLSQQHVVKAREYQVASATAGLGPSVNLRANAGVSEDVQDGLGASNSSSIGITMTQDLYAGGRNAAVRRRAIANADAERGVLINTQRAVRQAVSEAYFNVETARASLVSSGERVRASKVAFDGIREEATLGARTTLDVLQAEQEYLDAQTEQVNARANQAIAAYQLLQAQGLLTAEHLGLAVEIYDPTLYYNLVKDAPAHRSKRGKDLDRVLKALGRN
- a CDS encoding TraR/DksA family transcriptional regulator, yielding MDFSTRKQTLEVRRMELAGMLSQAGLGLEGAYAAPRRTRAAAPAASAIEVPAKASLDELRRIDAALARLREGSYGFCQICGDDIADDWLDQRPASPFCKSCAL
- a CDS encoding entericidin A/B family lipoprotein, which gives rise to MIRIFTCALMLLGLAACETTKGAGRDISKAGQAISGAAQDVQDAL
- a CDS encoding protein-L-isoaspartate O-methyltransferase family protein, with product MPDFAERRRMMVDTQIRPSDVTKYPIIEAMLAVPREQFVPAAQREAAYADKNVSLGGGRVLLEPRTLAKMLDALDIQSDELVLDVACGLGYSTAVAARVAQMVIGVEEDEDLAEDAQALLSETGADNAIVHTGPLAEGAAEHGPYDVILVQGGAEELPAPLLAQLKDGGRIAALMMNGALGEVKIGYKSGTGISWRFDFNAAAPVLPGFAAAQEFAL